A part of Bdellovibrionales bacterium genomic DNA contains:
- a CDS encoding alpha/beta hydrolase → MSKISRIYWVSWIFLAVIFAGLDLYFSKSLFPVTIERIQLENSDRSTVSVFRHENREIPNTVAILLHGKRCSAQLMAPLARVLAINGIKTYSFDFPGHGKSPVPMTFRCNIPGLGLPICHKNRSDIDIGISVVQSLIDQENLSNKKIIFIGHSFGGGRIGHSLMNSPQLSNLDKGLINLDGNVAGTIYRGPRLLTLHARTKQPSSNFGEQIQLDISHFEMIINSKVVELILNWINENWRGTLENSEKSTAFHLSVPVTAVFILLTMIFMTYSLISELGSTQPFASRVRISDFIILIFSSVASALAIRLGVESITFLKLHNTSESLYLIYFILLGLSSTTVILIVSKEKFRMQRFNYFLKAVSIGVLAFLPLALFAAPYVDHHLFHSSLSETRFLRWGAFSLFFYPLCFVTRRLSISKTIFQSYLLRMGIWIFLLTVWFLFQPPRDINRPPIGDLLQFSACLVIIEIFAARLERKSNSITSSAVFASLALAWIAAIFYPFYAT, encoded by the coding sequence TTGTCCAAAATTTCTCGCATTTATTGGGTAAGTTGGATTTTTCTGGCGGTGATTTTCGCCGGCCTTGATCTTTACTTTTCTAAAAGCCTCTTTCCAGTGACGATCGAGCGAATACAACTGGAAAACTCCGATCGCTCAACCGTATCAGTTTTTCGGCACGAAAACAGAGAAATTCCGAATACAGTGGCAATTCTCCTTCATGGTAAGCGATGTAGCGCGCAATTGATGGCGCCTCTTGCCCGAGTTTTGGCCATCAATGGAATCAAAACTTACAGCTTTGATTTTCCTGGACATGGAAAGTCCCCCGTTCCAATGACTTTCCGATGCAATATTCCCGGATTAGGATTGCCCATTTGTCACAAGAACAGGAGCGATATTGATATCGGAATTTCCGTTGTCCAGTCCCTCATCGATCAAGAGAATCTTTCCAATAAGAAAATTATATTCATTGGCCACTCCTTTGGTGGCGGAAGGATAGGCCACTCTCTCATGAATTCTCCACAGCTTTCCAATTTAGATAAAGGTTTGATTAATTTAGACGGAAATGTAGCTGGGACCATTTATAGGGGACCAAGACTATTGACATTGCACGCCAGGACGAAGCAGCCATCCTCCAACTTTGGAGAGCAGATTCAATTAGACATTTCGCATTTCGAAATGATCATCAACTCGAAAGTAGTTGAACTTATATTAAACTGGATCAACGAAAATTGGAGAGGAACACTTGAGAATTCAGAAAAATCGACCGCATTCCACCTGTCAGTTCCAGTAACCGCAGTGTTCATTCTTTTGACAATGATATTTATGACCTATAGCTTAATTTCTGAGTTAGGATCAACCCAACCATTTGCCAGTCGAGTTAGAATATCAGATTTTATCATTCTCATCTTTTCCTCTGTGGCTTCTGCCCTAGCTATTCGATTGGGAGTTGAATCAATTACGTTCTTAAAATTACATAATACGAGCGAGAGCTTATACTTGATCTACTTTATATTACTGGGCCTATCTTCTACTACCGTCATTTTAATTGTCTCAAAAGAAAAATTCAGAATGCAAAGATTCAATTACTTTTTAAAGGCAGTCTCAATTGGAGTTTTGGCATTTTTACCACTCGCTTTGTTTGCGGCTCCTTACGTTGATCACCATTTATTTCACTCCTCTCTTTCAGAAACTAGGTTCCTGCGTTGGGGGGCATTTAGTCTTTTCTTCTACCCCCTGTGCTTCGTCACACGACGACTCAGCATCAGTAAAACAATTTTTCAATCGTACCTACTTCGTATGGGTATTTGGATTTTTCTGCTGACAGTTTGGTTCCTGTTTCAACCTCCACGCGACATCAACAGACCTCCTATTGGAGATCTTCTGCAATTCTCCGCATGCCTTGTCATCATTGAAATTTTTGCGGCGAGACTGGAGAGAAAATCAAACTCAATTACCAGCTCTGCAGTCTTTGCCTCTCTCGCACTTGCTTGGATTGCTGCGATCTTTTATCCATTTTACGCGACGTAA
- a CDS encoding metal-dependent hydrolase, with the protein MATVFTHSFVGYTLSQLAPEAVRKNTKFIFWMCLLPIIPDFDYLGWILKVPYGGLWGHRGLTHSIFFSFVLGALAWAKMGKPYQLKIAIFLGISAVSHGVLDAMTNGGLGVAFFSPYSLTRHFFSWRPIEVSPIGIRFFSSRGMVVIMNEIQWVWIPGFVLLLARSVVARQLFYPLKKGGSNNPQI; encoded by the coding sequence ATGGCAACGGTTTTCACCCATTCTTTTGTTGGCTACACGCTTTCTCAGTTGGCTCCAGAGGCAGTCAGAAAAAATACCAAATTCATTTTTTGGATGTGCTTGCTCCCAATAATTCCTGATTTTGACTACCTAGGTTGGATTTTAAAGGTTCCATACGGTGGACTTTGGGGTCATCGTGGTCTGACACACTCAATTTTTTTTTCCTTTGTCCTTGGTGCCCTAGCTTGGGCTAAAATGGGAAAGCCCTACCAACTCAAAATTGCAATTTTTCTAGGTATTTCTGCAGTTTCGCACGGAGTGCTCGATGCTATGACAAACGGGGGATTGGGAGTTGCATTTTTTTCTCCTTATTCCTTAACGCGCCATTTTTTTTCTTGGAGACCCATTGAGGTTTCACCCATAGGAATCCGTTTTTTTTCCTCGCGGGGAATGGTTGTGATCATGAACGAAATACAATGGGTTTGGATTCCAGGTTTTGTTTTGCTACTAGCGAGATCAGTAGTCGCCCGCCAGCTTTTTTATCCTCTTAAAAAAGGGGGATCCAATAATCCACAAATTTAG